A single region of the Streptomyces sp. ITFR-16 genome encodes:
- a CDS encoding terpene synthase family protein, translating to MPFESAGCNPGVEKTKQAAWEWAAASDLVLSPVARKKMVRTRPELWISLIFPEASQKHLDLFCQWLFWAFLVDDEFDDGPAGRDPRLCESAIGRLVDVLDGARAPVGPMEHALDELLVRTCTDRPASWVRQFRRDTAAWLWTYYAEAVDRAAGHVPTTADFVKHRRDSVAMQPFLDLHEITAGISLPESARSLPAYIALRNAVADHSGLCNDICSFEKEAVLGYEHNTVRLIQRDRGGTLQEAVDEAGILLGRIADRVQRAEKELVEELEAAGIEGPPRVALERCVQDYRGLVRGDFDYHARAERYTRPDLVEIDDEGSMSRNFAA from the coding sequence ATGCCGTTCGAAAGTGCGGGATGTAATCCGGGAGTTGAGAAGACCAAACAGGCGGCCTGGGAATGGGCGGCGGCGAGCGATCTCGTCCTGTCCCCCGTGGCCCGGAAGAAAATGGTCAGGACCCGCCCCGAGCTCTGGATATCCCTGATATTCCCCGAGGCGTCGCAGAAGCATCTGGACCTGTTCTGCCAGTGGCTGTTCTGGGCCTTCCTCGTCGACGACGAGTTCGACGACGGGCCGGCCGGCCGCGACCCCCGGCTCTGCGAGAGCGCGATCGGCCGGCTGGTCGACGTGCTGGACGGCGCCCGTGCCCCCGTGGGCCCGATGGAGCACGCGCTGGACGAACTGCTGGTGCGGACCTGCACGGACCGGCCCGCGAGCTGGGTGCGGCAGTTCCGGCGCGACACGGCCGCCTGGCTGTGGACGTACTACGCGGAGGCCGTCGACCGGGCGGCCGGGCATGTGCCGACCACCGCCGATTTCGTGAAGCACCGCCGCGATTCCGTCGCGATGCAGCCGTTCCTCGACCTGCACGAGATCACCGCCGGAATCAGCCTCCCGGAATCCGCCCGCAGCCTTCCCGCGTATATCGCCCTGCGCAATGCGGTGGCCGATCATTCGGGGCTCTGCAACGACATCTGCTCCTTCGAGAAGGAAGCCGTGCTCGGTTACGAGCACAACACCGTCCGGCTGATCCAGCGCGACCGGGGCGGCACGCTCCAGGAGGCGGTGGACGAGGCCGGGATCCTGCTGGGCCGGATAGCCGACCGGGTGCAGCGGGCGGAGAAGGAACTCGTCGAGGAACTGGAGGCGGCGGGGATCGAGGGCCCGCCGCGCGTCGCGCTGGAGCGCTGCGTCCAGGACTACCGGGGGCTCGTGCGCGGTGACTTCGACTACCACGCACGGGCGGAGCGCTACACCCGCCCCGACCTGGTGGAGATCGACGACGAGGGTTCCATGTCCCGCAACTTCGCCGCCTGA
- a CDS encoding EF-hand domain-containing protein: MADIESARKAFERFDLNGDGLITAAEYKSAMAQLGDPYVTEPVAQAVINSHDANGDGLLTFDEFWAAQNKG, translated from the coding sequence GTGGCGGACATCGAGTCGGCGCGCAAGGCATTCGAGCGGTTCGACCTCAACGGCGACGGACTGATCACGGCTGCCGAGTACAAGAGCGCCATGGCTCAGCTGGGTGACCCCTATGTCACCGAGCCGGTCGCGCAGGCCGTGATCAACTCGCACGACGCGAACGGGGACGGGCTCCTCACGTTCGACGAGTTCTGGGCCGCGCAGAACAAGGGCTGA
- a CDS encoding ATP-binding protein, producing MMVSMAGLEGVEQPRQRSSATAARRVPTVEDEQAFKALELFGNPTEDEVRLPSRPESAATARRLTSCVVLHHWALSAQTAEHAVLLVSELVGNAVRHTGARVFGLRMLRRRGWIRIEVRDPSRGLPCLMPVQAMDISGRGLFLVDKLSDRWGVDLLPRGKTTWFEMRISDR from the coding sequence ATGATGGTGTCCATGGCGGGCCTGGAGGGTGTGGAGCAGCCGCGACAGCGCAGCAGCGCGACAGCGGCACGGAGGGTGCCTACCGTCGAGGACGAACAAGCGTTCAAGGCGCTGGAGTTGTTCGGAAATCCGACGGAGGACGAGGTCCGGCTACCCTCCCGCCCGGAGTCCGCGGCCACCGCCCGCCGGCTCACCTCGTGCGTGGTGCTGCACCACTGGGCGCTCTCCGCGCAGACCGCCGAACACGCCGTCCTGCTCGTGTCCGAACTGGTCGGCAACGCGGTGCGGCACACCGGGGCCCGGGTCTTCGGGCTGCGGATGCTGCGCCGCCGCGGCTGGATCAGGATCGAGGTGCGCGACCCCTCGCGCGGGCTGCCCTGCCTCATGCCGGTCCAGGCGATGGACATCAGCGGGCGCGGCCTCTTCCTCGTGGACAAGCTCTCCGACCGGTGGGGCGTGGACCTCTTACCGCGCGGCAAGACCACCTGGTTCGAGATGCGCATCTCCGACCGCTGA
- a CDS encoding CopD family protein, with amino-acid sequence MLSTSDAAPVRRRSVPAVLAAAAAWVPAVATALLGAGVATHGTGELRIPGAGTATLLRSVLFGALAVHAGALAAAVLARPVPGRPDAAPRGWGTAASVTGALAAAGQIVRLARVSDLGIVETYGTREGGLLLLIANGFVLAALCAASRRPGLAALPLALVIGAEALRAHPEAYSPLAGAALTVVHLTAASLWTGTLLHVLRTARLWREAPAAARALLGRYARLAAWLYAALAVTGTCSALRRLPADTVLTSAYGRTLLAKLVLVAVVSALALAARRRLARDPDPGAAHRPARREAVALVAVVVVSAVLTVVPDPHWLSTR; translated from the coding sequence GTGTTGTCCACGTCGGATGCCGCGCCGGTCCGGCGGCGGTCCGTCCCGGCCGTGCTCGCCGCGGCCGCCGCCTGGGTGCCCGCAGTGGCGACCGCCCTGCTGGGCGCGGGCGTGGCCACCCACGGCACCGGTGAACTGCGCATCCCCGGCGCGGGAACCGCCACCCTGCTGCGGTCCGTGCTCTTCGGGGCGCTCGCCGTGCACGCCGGCGCACTCGCGGCCGCCGTGCTGGCCCGCCCGGTGCCCGGCCGCCCGGACGCGGCCCCGCGCGGCTGGGGCACCGCCGCCTCCGTCACCGGGGCCCTCGCGGCGGCGGGCCAGATCGTCCGGCTGGCCCGGGTCAGCGACCTCGGCATCGTCGAGACGTACGGCACGCGCGAGGGCGGGCTGCTCCTGCTCATCGCCAACGGCTTCGTCCTGGCCGCCCTCTGCGCCGCGAGCAGGCGTCCGGGCCTGGCCGCCCTGCCGCTCGCCCTGGTCATCGGCGCCGAGGCGCTGCGCGCGCACCCCGAGGCGTACAGCCCGCTGGCGGGCGCCGCGCTCACCGTCGTCCATCTGACCGCCGCCTCGCTGTGGACCGGCACTCTTCTGCACGTCCTGCGCACCGCGCGGCTGTGGCGGGAGGCACCGGCCGCCGCCCGAGCCCTGCTCGGCCGCTACGCCCGCCTCGCCGCCTGGCTGTACGCGGCGCTCGCGGTCACCGGCACCTGCAGCGCCCTGCGCCGGCTGCCCGCCGACACGGTCCTGACCTCGGCGTACGGGCGCACCCTGCTGGCGAAGCTGGTACTGGTGGCCGTGGTGAGCGCGCTGGCGCTGGCGGCGCGGCGGCGGCTGGCGCGGGATCCCGACCCCGGCGCCGCCCACCGGCCGGCCCGCCGCGAGGCGGTCGCCCTGGTGGCGGTCGTGGTGGTGTCGGCCGTGCTGACCGTCGTCCCCGACCCGCACTGGCTCAGCACCCGCTGA
- a CDS encoding polysaccharide deacetylase family protein, giving the protein MQITNGPRDRARVALTFHGQGDPAIARTVLAEAERARARVTVLAVGSWLDEHPEMARRILDGGHDLGNHTQRHLDISSMDEARAYAEITGCAQRLRRLTGSIGTWFRPSRTQYATPLVQRLAVRAGYPHVLSYDVDSLDFTSPGAAAVTRKVAGEIRNGSVVSMHFGYADTVAALPLLLTELDRRGLRAVTTTELLT; this is encoded by the coding sequence GTGCAGATCACGAACGGCCCCCGCGACCGGGCCCGGGTCGCGCTCACCTTCCACGGCCAGGGCGACCCCGCCATCGCCCGCACCGTGCTGGCCGAGGCGGAACGCGCCCGGGCCCGGGTCACCGTCCTCGCCGTCGGCAGCTGGCTCGACGAGCACCCCGAGATGGCCCGCCGGATCCTCGACGGCGGCCACGACCTCGGCAACCACACCCAGCGCCACCTGGACATCTCCTCGATGGACGAGGCGCGGGCGTATGCGGAGATCACCGGCTGCGCCCAGCGGCTGCGCCGGCTCACCGGCTCCATCGGCACCTGGTTCCGGCCCTCGCGCACCCAGTACGCCACGCCTCTCGTCCAGCGGCTCGCCGTCCGGGCGGGCTACCCGCACGTCCTCTCGTACGACGTGGACTCCCTCGACTTCACCTCGCCCGGCGCCGCGGCCGTCACCCGCAAGGTGGCCGGGGAGATCCGCAACGGATCGGTGGTGAGCATGCACTTCGGCTACGCGGACACGGTCGCCGCGCTGCCCCTCCTCCTCACCGAACTCGACCGCCGCGGACTGCGTGCGGTGACGACCACGGAGCTGCTGACGTGA
- a CDS encoding beta-propeller fold lactonase family protein, with translation MLPSTARTATLLGGVLLAALTACGTPAGPAADTGATEAAAPPARPKHLTPPAPPGLAGMPPVLDPKNVYAADAPGKLSPAVKGFPDRVYVPNTNSNTVSVIDPATYKVIETIPVGRQPQHVVPSWDLKTLWVNNDLGDSLTPIDPATGKPGKTVDVSDPYNLYFTPNGKYAVVMASMDRELVFRDAHTMKKAKTVPVSCAGVNHADFSADGRYFIVSCEFSGELLKVDTEKMKIVGQQKLPFQGAMPQDVKLSPDGGTFYIADMMANGMWVLDGEKFTTPKLLPTGKGCHGLYVSRDAKQMYISNRGEGSVSVFDFARKKLAKKWHLPNGGSPDMGGVSTDGKVLWLSGRYNAEVYAIDTATGKQLARIPVGSGPHGLAVYPQPGRYSLGHTGVFR, from the coding sequence ATGCTTCCCTCCACCGCACGCACCGCGACCCTGCTCGGGGGTGTCCTGCTCGCCGCGCTCACCGCCTGCGGCACCCCCGCCGGCCCGGCCGCGGACACCGGCGCCACCGAGGCGGCCGCTCCGCCCGCTCGGCCCAAGCACCTCACCCCGCCCGCGCCGCCAGGGCTGGCCGGGATGCCGCCGGTGCTCGACCCGAAGAACGTGTACGCGGCGGACGCCCCCGGAAAGCTGTCGCCCGCCGTCAAGGGCTTCCCCGACCGGGTCTACGTGCCCAACACCAACTCCAACACGGTGTCGGTGATCGACCCCGCCACGTACAAGGTCATCGAGACCATCCCGGTCGGGCGGCAGCCGCAGCACGTGGTGCCGTCCTGGGACCTGAAGACGCTCTGGGTCAACAACGACCTCGGCGACAGCCTCACCCCGATCGACCCGGCGACCGGGAAGCCGGGGAAGACGGTGGACGTCTCCGACCCGTACAACCTCTACTTCACGCCCAACGGCAAGTACGCCGTGGTGATGGCCTCGATGGACCGCGAGCTGGTCTTCCGGGACGCGCACACCATGAAGAAGGCCAAGACCGTCCCGGTCAGCTGCGCGGGCGTCAACCACGCGGACTTCTCGGCCGACGGGCGGTACTTCATCGTCTCCTGCGAGTTCTCCGGCGAACTCCTCAAGGTCGACACCGAGAAGATGAAGATCGTCGGCCAGCAGAAGCTGCCGTTCCAGGGCGCCATGCCGCAGGACGTGAAGCTGTCGCCCGACGGCGGCACGTTCTACATCGCGGACATGATGGCGAACGGCATGTGGGTGCTGGACGGGGAGAAGTTCACCACCCCGAAGCTGCTGCCCACGGGCAAGGGCTGCCACGGCCTCTACGTCAGCCGCGACGCCAAGCAGATGTACATCTCCAACCGGGGCGAGGGCTCCGTCTCCGTCTTCGACTTCGCGCGGAAGAAGCTGGCGAAGAAGTGGCACCTGCCGAACGGCGGCAGCCCGGACATGGGCGGCGTCTCCACGGACGGCAAGGTGCTGTGGCTGTCGGGCCGTTACAACGCCGAGGTGTACGCGATCGACACCGCCACCGGCAAGCAGCTGGCCCGCATCCCCGTCGGCAGCGGACCGCACGGACTCGCCGTCTACCCCCAGCCCGGCCGCTACTCGCTCGGCCACACCGGCGTCTTCCGCTGA
- a CDS encoding STAS domain-containing protein: protein MTETPCPPASPALVPLPEPCGRVYRREGRTVVALRNEIDIATAALITPALDVATSDGSPHVVVDLTEVSFLDCSGLTLLQRARRRALDRDGRFWLVCGSPRTLRVLRAGRLHDVFRPVATPDEAFRTEEPAAEPAAPAAP from the coding sequence TTGACCGAGACGCCGTGCCCCCCGGCATCCCCCGCGCTGGTCCCCCTGCCCGAGCCGTGCGGCCGGGTGTACCGCAGGGAGGGGCGCACGGTGGTGGCCCTGCGCAACGAGATCGACATCGCCACCGCCGCCCTGATCACCCCGGCCCTGGACGTCGCGACCTCGGACGGCTCACCGCATGTGGTGGTCGATCTGACGGAGGTGAGCTTCCTCGACTGCTCGGGGCTCACCCTGCTCCAGCGGGCGCGGCGGCGTGCGCTGGACCGCGACGGGCGGTTCTGGCTCGTCTGCGGCAGCCCGAGGACGCTGCGGGTGCTGCGGGCGGGGCGGCTGCACGACGTGTTCCGCCCGGTGGCGACGCCGGACGAGGCCTTCCGTACGGAGGAGCCCGCCGCCGAGCCCGCCGCCCCGGCCGCTCCCTGA
- a CDS encoding alpha/beta hydrolase, with protein MPQPSDLSPGPTHRLVPSPAGRVHVVEQGSGPLVLLVHGFPESWYSWRHQLPVLAAAGFRATAIDVRGYGRSSRPGDVAAYRMTELVEDNVAVVRALGAGDAVVVGHDWGATIAADSALLRPDVFRAVGLLSVPYAPRGGPRPSEIFAGMGGGEEFYVSRFQEPGRAEAEIEPDVRGWLAGFYAAFSADTMPGPDAPDPHFAGLGAPLRERFPEGRPGWLGERELDFYAGEFERTGLSGALNRYRNMDRDWEDLAAFDGAPVTQPSLFAGGSLDASTTWLAPAIEAYPTTLPGLSASHILDGCGHWIQQERPDEVGRLLTDWLRSLPR; from the coding sequence ATGCCCCAGCCGTCCGACCTCTCCCCCGGCCCCACGCACCGGCTGGTGCCCTCCCCGGCCGGCCGCGTCCATGTGGTCGAGCAGGGCAGCGGGCCGCTGGTGCTGCTGGTGCACGGATTCCCGGAGTCCTGGTACTCCTGGCGCCACCAGCTGCCCGTGCTCGCCGCCGCCGGGTTCCGGGCGACGGCCATCGATGTGCGCGGCTACGGCCGTTCCTCCCGGCCCGGGGACGTGGCCGCGTACCGGATGACGGAACTGGTCGAGGACAACGTCGCCGTGGTGCGCGCGCTCGGTGCGGGCGACGCGGTGGTCGTCGGTCACGACTGGGGCGCGACGATCGCGGCGGACTCCGCGCTGCTGCGGCCCGATGTGTTCCGCGCGGTGGGGCTGCTGAGCGTGCCGTACGCCCCGCGCGGGGGTCCTCGGCCCAGCGAGATCTTCGCGGGGATGGGCGGCGGCGAGGAGTTCTACGTCTCCCGCTTCCAGGAGCCGGGCCGGGCCGAGGCGGAGATCGAGCCGGATGTGCGCGGCTGGCTCGCGGGCTTCTACGCGGCGTTCTCCGCCGACACCATGCCGGGGCCCGACGCCCCCGACCCGCACTTCGCCGGCCTTGGCGCACCCCTGCGCGAGCGCTTCCCCGAGGGCCGCCCCGGCTGGCTCGGCGAGCGGGAACTCGACTTCTACGCGGGCGAGTTCGAGCGTACGGGGCTGAGCGGCGCGCTCAACCGCTACCGCAACATGGACCGGGACTGGGAGGACCTCGCCGCCTTCGACGGGGCACCCGTCACCCAGCCCTCGCTGTTCGCCGGCGGCTCGCTCGACGCCTCCACCACCTGGCTGGCCCCGGCGATCGAGGCGTACCCGACGACGCTCCCCGGGCTGAGCGCCTCGCACATCCTGGACGGCTGCGGCCACTGGATCCAGCAGGAGCGGCCCGACGAGGTCGGTCGGCTGCTGACGGACTGGCTCCGCTCGCTGCCCCGCTGA
- a CDS encoding carboxylesterase family protein: MSAPPPISAPGPAGPDRSGPRSEGTAPRAETVHGTVRGAYERGVAVFRGIPYAAAPVGARRFRAPEPPERWTGVREAVAFGPTAPKRPYAPPLDRLLPDPEVPGEDCLNLNVWTPSPARTGLPVLVWIHGGSLLHGSSAVGVYDGTAFARDGVVLVSVNYRLGVEGFGVLPDAPANRGLLDQLAALGWVRDNIAAFGGDPDRVTVCGESAGAVCIAALLAAPRARGLFRRAVLQSGAPDAVSVAAGRRTTALIAKRLGVAATARDLASVDPAALLAAQTEVTAGGSPLTGGNSFRIVVDGELLPRDPAEALRGGAASGVDLLMGSTTEEYRLWFVPSGLTERLSRTKLRLARLKAGVPGATARTYRANRPGATPGELLGALATDLLLRVPLNRLADARAGASGTTRLYEFGWRSPVLGLGACHGLEIGFVFDTLGGPDAVALAGPDAPQELADAMHAAWVRFAASGDPGWPAWDASRPVMRFGPGAPELVRAPRDDELRGWPPYRRRRAVSGC, encoded by the coding sequence ATGAGCGCACCCCCGCCGATATCCGCGCCCGGCCCCGCCGGCCCCGACCGGTCCGGGCCCCGCTCCGAGGGGACCGCCCCGCGCGCCGAGACCGTCCACGGCACCGTCCGGGGCGCGTACGAGCGGGGAGTCGCGGTCTTCCGCGGCATTCCGTACGCGGCCGCGCCGGTGGGCGCACGCCGGTTCCGGGCGCCGGAGCCGCCGGAGCGCTGGACCGGGGTGCGGGAGGCCGTCGCCTTCGGCCCGACCGCGCCCAAGCGCCCCTACGCCCCGCCGCTGGACCGGCTGCTGCCCGACCCCGAGGTGCCCGGCGAGGACTGCCTCAACCTCAATGTGTGGACGCCCTCGCCCGCCCGCACCGGACTGCCCGTCCTGGTCTGGATCCACGGCGGCTCCCTGCTGCACGGCTCCTCGGCGGTGGGCGTGTACGACGGGACGGCGTTCGCCCGCGACGGGGTGGTGCTCGTGTCGGTCAACTACCGCCTGGGCGTCGAGGGGTTCGGGGTGCTCCCGGACGCGCCCGCCAACCGGGGGCTCCTCGACCAGCTCGCGGCTCTGGGCTGGGTGCGGGACAACATCGCGGCGTTCGGCGGCGATCCGGACCGGGTGACGGTGTGCGGGGAGTCGGCGGGCGCCGTCTGCATCGCGGCCCTGCTCGCCGCGCCGCGCGCCCGGGGGCTGTTCCGGCGGGCGGTGCTGCAGAGCGGGGCGCCGGACGCGGTCTCCGTGGCGGCGGGCCGCCGGACGACCGCGCTGATCGCGAAGCGGCTCGGGGTCGCGGCGACGGCCCGGGATCTCGCGTCCGTGGACCCCGCCGCGCTGCTGGCCGCCCAGACCGAGGTGACCGCCGGCGGCTCCCCGCTGACCGGCGGGAACTCCTTCCGGATCGTGGTGGACGGCGAACTGCTGCCCCGCGACCCGGCCGAGGCGCTGCGCGGCGGAGCCGCGTCCGGGGTCGATCTGCTGATGGGCTCCACCACCGAGGAGTACCGCCTCTGGTTCGTCCCCAGCGGACTGACCGAACGGCTCTCGCGCACGAAACTGCGGCTGGCCCGGCTGAAGGCCGGGGTACCGGGCGCCACGGCCCGCACGTACCGCGCCAACCGCCCCGGGGCCACGCCCGGCGAACTGCTCGGCGCGCTCGCCACCGACCTGCTGCTCCGGGTGCCGCTGAACCGGCTGGCCGACGCCCGCGCCGGAGCCTCCGGCACCACGCGCCTCTACGAATTCGGCTGGCGCTCCCCCGTCCTGGGGCTCGGCGCCTGCCACGGGCTGGAGATCGGCTTCGTCTTCGACACCCTGGGGGGACCGGACGCGGTGGCGCTGGCGGGGCCCGACGCCCCGCAGGAGCTGGCCGACGCGATGCACGCGGCGTGGGTACGGTTCGCCGCGTCCGGTGATCCGGGCTGGCCCGCCTGGGACGCCTCGCGGCCGGTGATGCGGTTCGGCCCCGGCGCCCCCGAGCTGGTGCGCGCCCCGCGCGACGACGAGCTGCGCGGCTGGCCGCCGTACCGCCGGCGGCGCGCGGTCAGCGGGTGCTGA
- a CDS encoding L-serine ammonia-lyase — translation MAISVFDLFSIGIGPSSSHTVGPMRAARMFARRLKNEGLLAHTASIRAELYGSLGATGHGHGTPKAVLLGLEGESPRTVDVETADDRVEAIRSTGRINLLGMHEIAFDADEQLILHRRKALPYHANGMTVFAYDAEGAPLLEKTYYSVGGGFVVDEDAVGEDRIVLDDTVLKYPFRTGDELLRLARDTGLSISSLMLENERAWRTEEEIRSGLLDIWRAMQACVSRGMSREGILPGGLKVRRRAANTARQLRAEGDPQVLAMEWITLYAMAVNEENAAGGRVVTAPTNGAAGIIPAVLHYYMNFAAGGATEAEKDDSIVRFLLAAGAIGMLFKENASISGAEVGCQGEVGSACSMAAGALAEVLGGTPEQVENAAEIGMEHNLGLTCDPVGGLVQIPCIERNGMAAVKAVTAAKMALRGDGSHKVSLDKVIKTMKETGADMSVKYKETARGGLAVNIIEC, via the coding sequence GTGGCCATCTCGGTCTTCGACCTGTTCTCGATCGGCATCGGCCCGTCCAGCTCCCATACGGTCGGCCCGATGCGCGCCGCCCGTATGTTCGCGCGCCGGCTGAAGAACGAGGGCCTGCTCGCCCACACCGCCTCGATACGCGCCGAGCTGTACGGCTCGCTCGGCGCCACCGGACACGGGCACGGCACCCCCAAGGCCGTCCTGCTCGGCCTGGAGGGCGAGTCCCCCCGTACCGTCGACGTCGAGACGGCCGACGACCGCGTCGAGGCCATCCGCTCCACCGGGCGGATCAACCTCCTCGGCATGCACGAGATCGCCTTCGACGCCGACGAGCAGCTGATCCTGCACCGCCGCAAGGCGCTGCCATACCACGCCAACGGCATGACCGTCTTCGCGTACGACGCCGAGGGCGCCCCGCTCCTGGAGAAGACGTACTACTCCGTCGGCGGCGGCTTCGTGGTCGACGAGGACGCCGTGGGCGAGGACCGGATCGTGCTCGACGACACGGTCCTGAAGTACCCCTTCCGCACCGGCGACGAGCTGCTGCGCCTCGCCCGCGACACCGGCCTGTCGATCTCCTCCCTGATGCTGGAGAACGAGCGCGCCTGGCGCACCGAGGAGGAGATCCGCTCCGGGCTGCTGGACATCTGGCGCGCCATGCAGGCGTGCGTCTCGCGCGGCATGTCCCGCGAGGGCATCCTGCCCGGCGGTCTCAAGGTCCGCCGCCGCGCCGCGAACACCGCCCGCCAGCTGCGCGCCGAGGGCGACCCGCAGGTCCTCGCGATGGAGTGGATCACCCTCTACGCGATGGCGGTCAACGAGGAGAACGCCGCGGGCGGCCGGGTGGTCACCGCCCCGACGAACGGCGCCGCGGGCATCATCCCGGCCGTGCTGCACTACTACATGAACTTCGCGGCCGGCGGCGCCACCGAGGCGGAGAAGGACGACAGCATCGTCCGCTTCCTGCTGGCCGCCGGCGCCATCGGCATGCTCTTCAAGGAGAACGCCTCCATCTCCGGCGCCGAGGTCGGCTGCCAGGGCGAGGTCGGCTCCGCCTGCTCCATGGCGGCGGGCGCCCTCGCCGAGGTCCTGGGCGGCACGCCCGAGCAGGTCGAGAACGCCGCCGAGATCGGCATGGAGCACAACCTCGGCCTGACCTGCGACCCGGTCGGCGGGCTCGTCCAGATCCCGTGCATCGAGCGCAACGGCATGGCGGCGGTCAAGGCGGTCACCGCCGCGAAGATGGCACTGCGCGGCGACGGCAGCCACAAGGTCTCCCTCGACAAGGTCATCAAGACGATGAAGGAGACGGGCGCCGACATGAGCGTCAAGTACAAGGAGACGGCCCGGGGCGGGCTCGCGGTGAACATCATCGAGTGCTGA
- the glyA gene encoding serine hydroxymethyltransferase, producing the protein MSLLNSSLHELDPDVAAAVDAELHRQQSTLEMIASENFAPVAVMEAQGSVLTNKYAEGYPGRRYYGGCEHVDVVEQIAIDRIKALFGAEAANVQPHSGAQANAAAMFALLKPGDTIMGLNLAHGGHLTHGMKINFSGKLYNVVPYHVDDTGVVDMAEVERLAKESKPKLIVAGWSAYPRQLDFAAFRRIADEVGAYLMVDMAHFAGLVAAGLHPNPVPHAHVVTTTTHKTLGGPRGGVILSTQELAKKINSAVFPGQQGGPLEHVIAAKAVSFKVAATEEFKERQQRTLDGARILAERLVQPDVTEVGVSVLSGGTDVHLVLVDLRNSELDGQQAEDRLHELGITVNRNAIPNDPRPPMVTSGLRIGTPALATRGFRTEDFTEVAEIIASALKPSYDADDLKARVAALAEKFPLYPGLK; encoded by the coding sequence ATGTCGCTTCTCAACTCCTCCCTCCACGAGCTGGACCCGGACGTCGCCGCCGCCGTCGACGCCGAGCTCCACCGTCAGCAGTCCACCCTCGAGATGATCGCCTCGGAGAACTTCGCTCCGGTCGCCGTCATGGAGGCCCAGGGCTCCGTCCTGACCAACAAGTACGCCGAGGGCTACCCCGGCCGCCGCTACTACGGCGGCTGCGAGCACGTCGACGTGGTCGAGCAGATCGCGATCGACCGCATCAAGGCGCTCTTCGGCGCCGAGGCCGCGAACGTCCAGCCGCACTCGGGTGCGCAGGCCAACGCCGCCGCGATGTTCGCGCTGCTCAAGCCGGGCGACACGATCATGGGCCTGAACCTGGCGCACGGCGGTCACCTGACCCACGGCATGAAGATCAACTTCTCCGGCAAGCTCTACAACGTGGTCCCGTACCACGTCGACGACACCGGCGTCGTGGACATGGCCGAGGTGGAGCGCCTGGCCAAGGAGTCCAAGCCGAAGCTCATCGTGGCCGGCTGGTCCGCCTACCCCCGTCAGCTGGACTTCGCCGCCTTCCGCCGCATCGCGGACGAGGTCGGCGCGTACCTGATGGTCGACATGGCGCACTTCGCCGGTCTGGTCGCCGCGGGCCTGCACCCCAACCCGGTGCCGCACGCCCACGTCGTCACCACCACCACGCACAAGACCCTCGGCGGTCCGCGCGGCGGTGTGATCCTCTCCACCCAGGAGCTCGCCAAGAAGATCAACTCGGCGGTCTTCCCGGGCCAGCAGGGCGGTCCGCTGGAGCACGTGATCGCGGCCAAGGCGGTCTCGTTCAAGGTCGCGGCGACCGAGGAGTTCAAGGAGCGCCAGCAGCGCACCCTGGACGGCGCCCGCATCCTCGCCGAGCGTCTGGTGCAGCCGGACGTCACCGAGGTGGGCGTCTCCGTGCTGTCCGGCGGTACGGACGTGCACCTGGTCCTCGTCGACCTGCGCAACTCCGAGCTGGACGGCCAGCAGGCCGAGGACCGGCTGCACGAGCTGGGCATCACGGTCAACCGGAACGCCATCCCGAACGACCCGCGCCCGCCGATGGTCACCTCGGGTCTGCGGATCGGCACGCCGGCACTGGCCACGCGCGGTTTCCGGACGGAGGACTTCACCGAGGTCGCGGAGATCATCGCGTCCGCCCTCAAGCCGTCCTACGACGCGGACGACCTGAAGGCCCGCGTCGCCGCGCTCGCCGAGAAGTTCCCGCTGTACCCCGGTCTCAAGTAG